From one Paenibacillus sp. FSL K6-1330 genomic stretch:
- the mraY gene encoding phospho-N-acetylmuramoyl-pentapeptide-transferase, whose translation MDFQLLLLTIGVAFVLAVISAPLLIPLLRRMKFGQQVRSDGPQSHLKKAGTPTMGGVVILLAFTLTYIKFSPVDTDFYVMIVATLGFGLIGFLDDYIKIVFRRSLGLTARQKLFGQLLFSGIMCWLLISNGHSTAISVPGMDWSFDWGPWFYYPFIVVMMLAISNAVNFTDGLDGLLSGVSAIAFGAYAIVAIQSTSFAAAFCAAAMIGAVLGFLVFNAHPAKVFMGDTGSLGIGGAIGAIAIVTKSELLFLIIGGVFVIEMLSVVLQVISFKTRGKRIFKMSPIHHHYELSGWSEWRVVFTFWAVGLILAGLGLYINKGL comes from the coding sequence ATGGACTTTCAATTGCTGTTATTGACAATCGGTGTAGCGTTTGTGCTTGCGGTGATATCGGCTCCGCTGCTCATTCCGCTGCTGCGGAGGATGAAGTTCGGCCAGCAGGTAAGGAGCGACGGTCCGCAGAGTCACTTGAAAAAAGCCGGGACGCCCACGATGGGCGGCGTTGTAATTTTGCTTGCTTTTACACTGACTTATATTAAATTTTCACCTGTCGATACTGATTTCTATGTAATGATCGTAGCCACGCTCGGTTTTGGTTTGATCGGCTTTCTTGACGACTATATTAAGATCGTATTTCGCAGATCATTAGGACTCACGGCTAGACAGAAGCTGTTTGGACAGCTTCTGTTTTCCGGTATTATGTGCTGGTTGTTGATCTCCAACGGCCATAGCACGGCAATAAGCGTTCCAGGAATGGATTGGTCCTTTGATTGGGGGCCGTGGTTCTATTATCCGTTCATCGTGGTCATGATGCTTGCGATCAGCAACGCGGTCAATTTCACCGATGGATTGGATGGTCTTCTGTCCGGTGTGAGTGCAATTGCCTTTGGTGCTTATGCCATTGTGGCGATCCAGTCTACCTCGTTTGCGGCGGCATTCTGTGCAGCAGCGATGATCGGCGCGGTTCTCGGTTTTCTGGTATTTAACGCTCACCCTGCCAAGGTGTTCATGGGAGACACAGGCTCTTTAGGAATCGGCGGTGCCATTGGCGCTATTGCTATCGTAACCAAGAGCGAGCTGCTGTTCCTGATCATTGGCGGAGTCTTCGTCATCGAGATGCTATCTGTTGTGCTTCAGGTGATCTCTTTCAAAACCCGGGGCAAACGAATATTCAAAATGAGCCCGATCCATCACCATTACGAATTATCCGGTTGGTCGGAGTGGCGCGTCGTCTTTACATTTTGGGCCGTGGGACTGATACTTGCGGGACTCGGACTTTATATCAACAAGGGGTTGTAA
- the murF gene encoding UDP-N-acetylmuramoyl-tripeptide--D-alanyl-D-alanine ligase: MIHKSLKSIADMCGGTLSRNQDDSIIIQGVGTDSRTIQPGNLFVPIVGEKFDGHTFAESVLASGAGAVLWQRDHQPIPDDLPLILVKDTLTALQSLAAAYLSESRAKVIGITGSNGKTTVKDMVSALLETTFKVHKTQGNYNNHIGLPLTVLAMKEDTDVIVLEMGMSGRREIELLSNIARPDMTVITNVGEAHMLQLGSREEIARAKLEIISGMKPGGLLIYHGDEPLIRQVLAEEATVKPEGLRTFTFGNQETNDDYPTGLMFHARGIIFTSNRHAGEGFSLPLLGRHNVVNALAAMAVAAHLGIGDEAIRSGFANLKLSSMRIEAVETAFGVTVLNDAYNSSPTAVKAAVDVLGDMKGYHRRIAVLGDMLELGQREEEFHAEIGDYLSPDNADLVFTFGPLSLHTAKKAKDRFPEGTVLPFTDKEQLIEALLERVTEKDIVLVKASRGMRLEHVVDALKALPGGNNGVRG; this comes from the coding sequence GTGATCCATAAATCATTAAAGAGCATCGCCGACATGTGCGGCGGGACGCTCTCACGTAACCAAGATGACAGCATTATCATTCAAGGGGTCGGTACCGACTCCCGAACCATACAGCCGGGGAATCTGTTTGTTCCGATTGTCGGCGAGAAATTTGACGGGCATACGTTTGCCGAGAGCGTGCTTGCCAGCGGAGCGGGCGCAGTGCTCTGGCAGAGAGATCATCAACCGATTCCCGACGACCTGCCGCTCATTCTCGTTAAGGATACGTTAACGGCACTCCAGTCGCTTGCTGCGGCCTATTTGTCCGAGAGCCGTGCAAAGGTGATCGGCATTACCGGCAGCAACGGGAAAACGACAGTGAAGGACATGGTGTCCGCACTGCTTGAAACGACGTTTAAGGTTCACAAGACGCAAGGTAATTACAACAATCATATCGGTCTTCCGTTAACCGTACTCGCGATGAAGGAAGATACCGATGTGATTGTACTTGAGATGGGCATGAGCGGACGTCGCGAGATTGAACTGCTTTCGAACATCGCGCGTCCGGATATGACGGTGATTACTAACGTAGGGGAAGCGCATATGCTTCAGCTAGGTTCGCGCGAAGAAATCGCCCGCGCCAAGCTTGAAATCATCAGCGGCATGAAGCCAGGCGGCTTGCTGATCTATCACGGGGACGAACCGTTGATCCGTCAAGTGCTTGCTGAAGAAGCTACGGTGAAGCCTGAGGGACTGCGAACGTTTACGTTCGGCAATCAAGAAACCAATGATGATTATCCGACGGGACTCATGTTCCATGCAAGAGGCATCATATTCACTTCGAACCGGCATGCGGGCGAAGGCTTCAGCTTGCCGCTTCTCGGTCGTCATAATGTAGTCAACGCGCTGGCGGCGATGGCTGTAGCGGCCCATTTGGGAATCGGCGATGAAGCCATTCGCAGCGGCTTTGCCAATCTGAAGCTGTCGAGTATGCGGATCGAAGCCGTGGAGACTGCGTTCGGGGTCACCGTGCTGAATGATGCTTACAATTCCAGTCCTACCGCGGTTAAGGCGGCAGTGGACGTGCTTGGAGATATGAAAGGCTACCACCGACGGATTGCCGTTCTCGGGGACATGCTGGAACTTGGTCAGCGGGAAGAGGAATTTCATGCCGAGATTGGAGATTATTTATCTCCGGACAATGCGGATCTTGTGTTCACCTTCGGCCCATTGTCGCTTCACACGGCGAAGAAAGCGAAAGATCGCTTCCCTGAAGGGACTGTGCTTCCGTTTACGGATAAAGAGCAGCTGATCGAGGCTTTGCTGGAGCGGGTAACGGAGAAGGATATCGTATTGGTGAAAGCTTCGCGCGGCATGAGACTGGAACACGTGGTTGACGCCTTGAAGGCCCTGCCTGGCGGCAACAATGGAGTGAGGGGGTGA
- a CDS encoding FtsQ-type POTRA domain-containing protein: MSKTHMPVLKQDKPKPKTAKKIIGILLLLFVALLTILFFRSSVSQVTEIHFTGNTFNTNEQLIKQSGLHIGDQYFGVEPKDVQERLMKLGTIKSAEVVKSFPGEVSIVVTEHPTVAYELSESGELQAILASGTSVPVTASGIAVEKPILTNWAPDDPNKAELSEVLAEISGSLTSDISEIMPSPTLSFPDRIKMYTRSKFEVITSVSLLRDKVEYLNQVTEMERPGMITMLEADSYVPFVEEVGEDAEEGQ; encoded by the coding sequence ATGTCCAAGACACATATGCCTGTCCTTAAGCAGGACAAGCCCAAACCGAAAACAGCCAAAAAAATCATAGGGATACTTTTGCTGCTATTCGTAGCCCTGTTGACGATTCTATTTTTCCGGTCGTCAGTCAGCCAAGTTACCGAGATTCATTTTACAGGCAATACGTTTAATACAAATGAGCAGCTTATCAAGCAAAGCGGACTCCACATCGGAGACCAGTACTTTGGCGTTGAGCCGAAAGATGTGCAGGAACGCCTGATGAAGCTGGGAACGATTAAGTCGGCTGAAGTGGTCAAGAGCTTTCCGGGCGAAGTCAGCATCGTGGTGACGGAGCATCCTACGGTGGCCTACGAGTTGTCTGAAAGCGGGGAACTTCAAGCCATATTGGCCAGCGGCACCTCAGTTCCTGTTACAGCGAGCGGTATTGCCGTTGAGAAGCCGATTTTGACCAACTGGGCTCCAGACGATCCCAACAAGGCCGAGCTTAGCGAGGTGCTTGCGGAGATTTCGGGCAGCCTGACCTCCGATATCTCGGAAATCATGCCGTCTCCGACGCTGTCTTTTCCGGATCGGATCAAGATGTATACACGTTCCAAGTTCGAAGTCATCACTTCGGTTTCCTTGCTCCGTGACAAAGTAGAGTACCTGAACCAGGTGACCGAGATGGAGCGGCCGGGTATGATTACGATGCTGGAAGCGGACTCTTATGTGCCGTTTGTAGAAGAAGTTGGAGAAGACGCGGAAGAAGGGCAATAA
- the murA gene encoding UDP-N-acetylglucosamine 1-carboxyvinyltransferase → MDKLVIEGGRPLSGTIRIHGAKNAALPILAASLLAEGTVRLSNVPHLLDIEVMLSILSRLGSKCKHELETVTVDTSSANSFHVPEDLMKQMRSSIFLMGPLLARFGEVTIYQPGGCAIGERKIDLHLQGLQALGAEIEESNDKIHCRASRLVGTDIHLDFASVGATENIMMAAATALGTTVLTNAAREPEIQDLQHFLNKMGANIIGAGTDTITIHGVERLEPCEYEIIPDRIVAGTVMIAAAVTRGSVTLTKTNPSHLTSLIHVLKRAGVQTSICNDIINISCMSRPKAVERIVTSPYPSFPTDLQSQVMVLLSLADGFSVMKETVFEGRFKHVEELSRMGADISTDLNYAFIRGVQRIYGATVEATDLRAGAALVIAGLAAQGTTVVEQVHHIDRGYDRIENMFQGLGARIYRQSPVPKPLDLAN, encoded by the coding sequence TTGGACAAATTGGTGATTGAGGGTGGAAGGCCCCTATCAGGAACCATTCGTATCCATGGCGCAAAAAATGCAGCTTTACCTATTCTAGCAGCAAGTCTTCTGGCAGAAGGGACGGTAAGATTAAGCAATGTCCCGCATCTGCTGGATATTGAAGTGATGCTCAGCATTCTCAGCCGTCTTGGCTCCAAATGCAAGCATGAGCTGGAGACGGTTACCGTGGATACCTCGTCTGCCAATTCGTTTCATGTCCCGGAAGATTTAATGAAGCAGATGCGATCCTCCATCTTTTTGATGGGACCTCTGCTGGCCCGTTTTGGTGAAGTGACGATCTATCAGCCCGGAGGCTGCGCGATCGGAGAACGTAAGATCGACCTCCATCTTCAGGGATTGCAGGCGCTTGGTGCGGAAATCGAGGAGAGTAACGATAAGATCCATTGCAGGGCAAGCCGGCTGGTCGGGACTGATATTCATCTGGATTTTGCCAGCGTAGGGGCAACGGAGAATATCATGATGGCAGCAGCAACGGCGCTTGGCACAACGGTGCTCACCAATGCCGCCAGAGAGCCTGAAATTCAGGATCTTCAGCATTTCCTGAACAAGATGGGAGCGAACATTATCGGCGCAGGAACGGATACCATCACGATCCATGGCGTGGAGCGTCTGGAGCCTTGCGAGTACGAGATCATACCGGACCGGATCGTAGCCGGCACCGTCATGATCGCAGCGGCCGTCACCCGCGGTAGTGTAACGCTTACAAAGACCAATCCATCTCATTTAACTTCCCTTATACATGTGCTAAAGCGCGCCGGTGTTCAAACCAGTATATGCAATGATATAATAAACATAAGCTGTATGAGCCGACCTAAAGCGGTGGAACGTATTGTGACTTCACCGTATCCTTCGTTCCCGACGGATTTGCAATCCCAAGTCATGGTCTTGCTGTCCTTGGCGGACGGATTTAGCGTAATGAAAGAGACGGTATTCGAAGGACGGTTCAAGCATGTGGAGGAACTCTCCCGTATGGGGGCGGACATTTCCACGGATCTGAACTATGCATTTATACGCGGTGTTCAGAGAATTTATGGAGCTACGGTGGAGGCAACCGATCTTCGGGCTGGAGCGGCGCTCGTCATCGCCGGTTTGGCCGCGCAGGGAACAACCGTGGTGGAGCAAGTTCACCATATTGATCGCGGTTATGATCGTATTGAAAACATGTTCCAAGGTTTAGGCGCTCGGATCTATCGTCAATCTCCGGTGCCAAAACCGCTTGATTTAGCCAATTGA
- the spoVE gene encoding stage V sporulation protein E, with amino-acid sequence MNKNRQAPDLWLLICILALLAIGIVMVYSAGSVLAFHDYGDKFYFVKRQLFFACLGLAAMYFTSKTDYRVWKKYSKLALLVCFFMLIIVLIPGVGVVRGGARSWLGISSFGIQPSEFMKLGMILFLSRWLSKQDYDITSFTRGLLPPLGLIGLAFGLIMLQPDLGTGAVMLGAAMMIVFTAGAQMKHLGFLALGGVAGFIGLILTAPYRLKRITGFLDPWSDPLGAGYQIIQSLYAIGPGGLGGLGLGMSRQKYAYVPEPQTDFIFSILAEELGFIGGLIVLLLFAALVWRGMRVAMTVSDGFGSLLAVGIVGMVAIQVVINIGVVIGLMPVTGITLPLISYGGSSLTLMLTALGILLNISRYAR; translated from the coding sequence ATGAACAAGAACCGCCAGGCGCCCGATCTGTGGCTGCTTATCTGTATTTTGGCCCTGCTGGCCATCGGAATCGTCATGGTATATAGCGCAGGATCCGTCCTCGCATTTCATGACTATGGCGATAAGTTTTATTTTGTGAAGCGTCAGCTGTTTTTTGCCTGTCTGGGGCTTGCCGCAATGTATTTCACATCGAAGACCGACTATCGGGTTTGGAAGAAATACAGCAAGCTTGCACTGCTGGTCTGCTTTTTTATGCTGATTATCGTACTTATTCCAGGGGTTGGCGTTGTTCGCGGCGGGGCCAGAAGCTGGCTCGGCATCAGCTCGTTCGGTATTCAGCCCTCCGAGTTTATGAAGCTGGGGATGATTCTGTTTCTATCACGCTGGCTTAGTAAGCAAGATTATGATATTACGTCTTTTACTAGGGGGCTTTTGCCGCCGCTTGGTTTGATCGGACTGGCATTCGGATTGATTATGCTGCAGCCTGATTTGGGTACGGGTGCCGTTATGCTGGGTGCTGCGATGATGATCGTTTTTACCGCAGGGGCACAGATGAAGCATCTGGGCTTTCTCGCATTAGGCGGGGTAGCCGGTTTCATTGGTTTGATTCTAACAGCCCCCTACCGGCTGAAGCGGATAACTGGATTTCTCGATCCGTGGTCCGACCCGCTTGGCGCAGGCTATCAGATCATCCAATCCCTCTATGCCATAGGGCCGGGGGGACTTGGCGGACTCGGACTTGGCATGAGCCGTCAGAAGTACGCTTATGTACCTGAACCGCAGACAGATTTTATTTTTTCGATCTTGGCCGAAGAACTTGGGTTTATTGGCGGTTTGATTGTCCTGCTCTTGTTCGCTGCCTTGGTGTGGCGGGGCATGAGGGTGGCCATGACCGTATCCGATGGCTTTGGAAGTCTGCTGGCTGTTGGTATCGTAGGCATGGTCGCCATACAGGTCGTTATCAATATCGGTGTCGTTATCGGTTTAATGCCGGTGACAGGGATTACGCTGCCGCTCATCAGTTACGGAGGCAGCTCACTGACGCTGATGCTGACGGCGCTGGGCATTCTATTAAATATTTCCCGTTATGCGAGGTGA
- the murB gene encoding UDP-N-acetylmuramate dehydrogenase, whose amino-acid sequence MQQWKSLLSEANVGTVLWNEPLAKYTTWKIGGPADCLIIPENKEQLRELVTLLHAHHIPWTQLGRGSNMLVADKGIRGAVIKLGQGFEELHFEGETVTAGGSLSFVKLSVLAGKEGLSGLEFAGGIPGSVGGAVYMNAGAHGSDVSRIFKSADIVLETGELVTYAAKDMAFDYRHSILHERKGIVTEAVFGLRQGDRKEISAVMASYKDRRRRTQPLQSATAGSVFRNPPGDHAARLIEAAGLKGLRIGGAEVSLQHANFIENTGQATAEDVLALMERIKETISEKNGIHMVPEVYVLGER is encoded by the coding sequence ATGCAGCAGTGGAAATCGCTACTATCAGAGGCCAATGTCGGAACCGTATTATGGAATGAACCGCTGGCAAAATACACGACGTGGAAAATAGGCGGACCAGCCGATTGCCTGATTATTCCTGAGAACAAGGAACAGCTCAGGGAACTGGTCACTCTTCTCCATGCCCATCACATACCTTGGACACAACTGGGCCGCGGTTCAAACATGTTGGTTGCCGATAAAGGCATTCGGGGAGCGGTCATCAAGCTGGGCCAGGGATTTGAGGAGCTTCATTTTGAGGGAGAGACGGTAACTGCAGGCGGCAGTCTGTCTTTTGTCAAGCTCAGTGTTCTGGCCGGAAAAGAAGGATTATCCGGTCTTGAATTTGCCGGAGGCATTCCTGGATCGGTCGGAGGGGCCGTCTACATGAATGCAGGTGCCCATGGGTCAGATGTGTCACGCATATTCAAGTCCGCTGACATTGTACTGGAAACAGGGGAATTGGTTACGTATGCTGCGAAAGATATGGCGTTTGATTACCGACACTCCATTCTGCATGAACGAAAAGGGATTGTGACTGAAGCGGTATTTGGGCTCCGACAAGGAGACCGCAAAGAAATTTCAGCTGTTATGGCCTCCTACAAGGACCGTCGCCGGCGTACACAGCCGCTCCAATCCGCAACGGCAGGCAGTGTGTTTCGCAACCCGCCCGGCGACCATGCCGCGAGGTTGATCGAGGCTGCCGGTCTTAAGGGCCTACGGATCGGGGGAGCAGAAGTTTCTTTACAGCATGCCAATTTCATTGAGAACACCGGTCAAGCGACAGCAGAGGACGTGCTCGCTTTGATGGAACGCATCAAGGAAACCATCTCGGAAAAGAACGGAATTCATATGGTGCCTGAGGTGTACGTTCTGGGCGAGCGGTAA
- a CDS encoding UDP-N-acetylmuramoyl-L-alanyl-D-glutamate--2,6-diaminopimelate ligase — protein MKLKQLSSVLAAAVIKGSGDVEITGIETDSRQVKAGDLFICLPGHTVDGHQFAAQAADQGAAALVVERKLEVDLPQVIVKDSRFAMAGLANAFFNQPSSRMKMIGVTGTNGKTTTTYLIESIMNDYGLKTGLIGTIQMKYDGRSFPMPRTTPEALELQRYLNDMANAGTECCVMEVSSHALEQGRVKGTDFRTAIFTNLTQDHLDYHHTMEEYRGAKGLFFSRLGNAFAKDESSRKYAVLNADDEASAYFAKQTSAEVITYGLGDDADIRASNISITAQGTSFHVDTFRGSADISIRMVGKFNVYNAMAAIAAALLEGIPLEDIKNSLESVPGVDGRVEVVDEGQPYAVIVDYAHTPDGLENVLRTVNEFAEGRVLTVFGCGGDRDRTKRPIMGKIAAKYSDVVLVTSDNPRTEDPDLILKDIEAGLIEDGVATESYKLIVDRRKAIEKAIEMASPGDVVLIAGKGHETYQLIAGEVLDFDDRIVAKDAIRGRQ, from the coding sequence ATGAAATTGAAGCAATTATCATCCGTATTGGCTGCTGCTGTTATCAAAGGATCCGGAGATGTTGAAATAACGGGGATTGAAACAGACTCGAGACAAGTGAAAGCGGGGGATTTGTTCATTTGTCTGCCGGGTCATACGGTAGATGGGCACCAGTTTGCAGCCCAGGCCGCCGACCAAGGCGCTGCGGCATTGGTCGTTGAGCGTAAGCTTGAGGTAGACCTTCCGCAAGTCATCGTGAAGGACAGCCGCTTTGCGATGGCGGGTTTGGCGAATGCCTTTTTTAATCAGCCAAGCTCCCGCATGAAGATGATCGGTGTAACCGGAACGAACGGCAAGACCACGACAACGTATTTGATTGAGTCGATCATGAACGATTACGGTCTGAAGACCGGACTCATCGGCACAATTCAGATGAAATACGACGGCCGTTCGTTCCCGATGCCGAGAACAACGCCCGAGGCGTTGGAGCTTCAGCGTTACTTGAACGATATGGCGAACGCAGGCACCGAGTGCTGCGTGATGGAGGTATCCTCGCATGCGCTCGAACAGGGGCGGGTGAAGGGAACGGATTTCCGGACGGCCATATTCACAAACCTGACGCAGGATCATCTGGACTATCATCATACGATGGAAGAGTACCGCGGGGCAAAAGGGTTATTTTTCTCCCGGCTGGGCAACGCTTTTGCCAAGGATGAATCATCGCGCAAATATGCTGTCCTGAATGCGGATGATGAGGCTTCAGCTTATTTTGCCAAGCAGACGTCAGCGGAAGTGATTACCTATGGTTTGGGAGACGATGCGGATATACGAGCAAGCAACATCTCAATCACCGCTCAAGGGACCTCGTTCCATGTGGATACATTCCGCGGCAGTGCCGATATTTCAATTCGAATGGTAGGGAAATTCAACGTGTATAACGCCATGGCCGCGATTGCTGCCGCGCTTCTTGAGGGAATCCCGCTCGAGGATATCAAGAACAGCCTGGAATCCGTACCCGGAGTCGACGGCCGCGTTGAGGTCGTGGATGAGGGTCAGCCGTACGCTGTGATTGTGGATTATGCACATACGCCGGATGGACTCGAAAATGTGCTGCGTACCGTTAATGAATTTGCTGAAGGACGGGTGCTCACGGTATTCGGCTGCGGCGGCGACCGGGATCGGACCAAACGGCCGATCATGGGTAAAATTGCCGCGAAATATAGCGATGTTGTATTGGTGACTTCCGATAATCCCCGTACCGAAGACCCGGATTTGATCTTGAAGGATATCGAAGCCGGCTTGATTGAGGACGGAGTGGCAACAGAAAGCTACAAGCTCATCGTCGATCGTCGGAAAGCGATCGAAAAGGCTATTGAAATGGCAAGCCCGGGCGATGTAGTATTGATTGCGGGGAAAGGTCATGAGACCTACCAGCTGATTGCGGGCGAAGTGCTAGATTTTGACGACCGCATCGTAGCCAAAGACGCGATAAGGGGCAGACAATAG
- the murG gene encoding undecaprenyldiphospho-muramoylpentapeptide beta-N-acetylglucosaminyltransferase: MRVVLTGGGTGGHIYPAVAIARQCEKEDPKTEFLYIGGKRGLESKLVPQEKLPFESIDITGFRRKLSLDNVKTIMRFFKGVKRSKALLKEFKPDVVIGTGGYVCGPVVYAAAKLGIPTMIHEQNAIPGLTNQFLSRYADTVAVSFEGSESSFPKAKRTVYTGNPRATTVLSANRERGFATLGIPVDSQVVLIVGGSRGAKAINNAMIGMAPFIQKLSGVHFVFVTGDTYFENTRESILSQLGTMPNHLHIMPYVHNMPEVLAATSLIVNRAGASFLAEITSLGIPSVLIPSPNVTNNHQEANARQLEEAGASSMILEKDLTAETLFRKLEEIMTSRSTREAMSAASKKLGKPDSATVIVQEIRRLTGKR, translated from the coding sequence ATGCGTGTCGTATTAACCGGCGGCGGAACGGGGGGGCATATTTACCCCGCCGTTGCCATTGCAAGACAATGTGAAAAAGAAGATCCGAAAACGGAGTTTTTATATATCGGAGGTAAGCGGGGTCTCGAAAGCAAGCTAGTCCCCCAAGAGAAGCTGCCGTTTGAGAGCATCGATATCACGGGGTTCAGGCGCAAGCTGTCGCTGGATAACGTGAAGACGATCATGCGTTTTTTCAAGGGCGTGAAGCGATCGAAGGCCCTCCTGAAGGAGTTTAAACCCGATGTCGTGATCGGTACCGGAGGTTATGTGTGTGGTCCGGTGGTTTATGCAGCGGCCAAGCTCGGAATACCGACCATGATTCATGAGCAGAATGCGATCCCGGGCCTCACCAACCAGTTCCTTAGCCGATATGCGGATACGGTTGCCGTCAGCTTTGAGGGATCGGAGTCCTCTTTTCCTAAAGCCAAAAGAACGGTATATACAGGAAATCCACGTGCGACAACGGTATTATCCGCCAATCGTGAACGTGGATTTGCTACGCTCGGCATTCCGGTGGACAGCCAGGTCGTGCTGATCGTCGGCGGAAGCCGGGGAGCCAAGGCGATCAATAACGCGATGATCGGGATGGCACCGTTCATACAGAAGCTGTCAGGCGTACATTTTGTGTTTGTTACGGGCGATACGTATTTTGAGAACACACGGGAATCCATCCTGTCGCAGCTCGGTACTATGCCGAATCATCTTCATATCATGCCTTACGTTCATAATATGCCGGAAGTGCTTGCGGCTACTTCGTTGATTGTAAATCGTGCTGGAGCTTCATTCCTGGCGGAGATTACATCGCTGGGCATTCCATCTGTACTTATACCTTCACCTAACGTCACCAATAACCATCAGGAGGCGAATGCGAGGCAATTGGAGGAAGCGGGCGCATCCAGCATGATTCTTGAAAAGGATTTGACGGCTGAAACGCTGTTTCGAAAGCTTGAGGAGATCATGACCAGTCGCTCTACCAGAGAGGCGATGTCCGCGGCTTCGAAAAAGCTCGGCAAACCGGATTCGGCTACCGTCATTGTTCAAGAAATCCGCCGGTTAACCGGTAAACGCTAA
- the murD gene encoding UDP-N-acetylmuramoyl-L-alanine--D-glutamate ligase — MKQLDDYRDKHIVVLGLAKSGVQVAKVLHQAGAFVIVNDRKEREQCPEASELEALGISVICGGHPDDLIHPGVTLLVKNPGIPYSVPPVQKALELEIPVVTEVEIAYHLCEAPIIGITGSNGKTTTTTWVGKLLESAGFSPIVAGNIGTPLSEAAAEATENDWMVVELSSFQLKGTQAFRPRIACLLNVAETHLDYHGGMDDYIASKAKLFANQTADDTAVLNWDDPVCRNLVPYIKARIVPFSMSESLREGVHVMPPYAAGAQDSDEDDQGRTVIYTDGEGFTHEIIRVENIGLPGRFNVANALAACAIAIAAGVAPDKLEEALSNFRSVEHRLEYVAELKGVSYYNNSKATNSKATHMALTSFKEPIVLIAGGLDRGSDYEDLIPSMQGRVKAIVLLGETKEKIANAAAKAGLKDIFLVDNGKDAAATLTSAVQKAAGLAESGDIVLLSPACASWDMFPSFEVRGRIFKEAVHNL, encoded by the coding sequence ATGAAGCAGCTAGATGACTATCGGGATAAGCATATCGTAGTATTGGGCCTTGCCAAAAGTGGAGTACAGGTAGCTAAAGTGCTGCATCAAGCTGGGGCTTTCGTCATTGTAAATGATAGAAAGGAAAGAGAACAGTGTCCTGAAGCTTCGGAGCTCGAGGCTTTGGGTATTTCTGTTATTTGCGGTGGACATCCCGATGATCTTATTCATCCCGGTGTGACGCTTCTTGTCAAAAATCCCGGAATTCCGTATTCCGTCCCGCCTGTTCAAAAAGCGCTTGAGCTTGAGATTCCTGTCGTAACCGAAGTTGAAATCGCCTATCACCTTTGTGAAGCTCCGATCATTGGCATTACGGGCTCGAATGGCAAAACAACGACGACAACCTGGGTGGGCAAGCTGCTGGAAAGCGCAGGTTTTTCCCCGATTGTAGCCGGTAATATCGGCACGCCTCTATCTGAGGCTGCAGCAGAAGCAACTGAAAACGACTGGATGGTCGTTGAGCTGAGCAGCTTTCAGTTAAAAGGAACACAGGCATTCAGACCGCGTATTGCCTGCCTTCTCAACGTTGCGGAAACACATCTTGATTACCATGGCGGAATGGATGATTATATTGCATCCAAAGCCAAGCTGTTCGCCAACCAGACTGCGGATGATACCGCTGTGCTCAATTGGGATGATCCCGTGTGCAGAAACCTTGTTCCGTATATCAAGGCGCGCATCGTGCCTTTTTCGATGAGTGAGAGCCTTCGTGAAGGGGTTCACGTCATGCCGCCGTATGCTGCCGGTGCCCAGGACTCGGACGAAGACGATCAAGGGCGTACCGTGATTTATACAGATGGCGAAGGGTTTACGCATGAGATCATCCGTGTGGAGAACATCGGACTGCCCGGAAGATTTAATGTAGCGAATGCATTGGCAGCTTGTGCAATTGCCATAGCGGCCGGCGTTGCCCCCGATAAGCTGGAAGAAGCTTTGTCCAACTTCCGCAGCGTTGAGCACCGCCTGGAATACGTTGCCGAACTTAAGGGCGTATCCTATTACAATAACTCGAAGGCAACGAACTCCAAGGCGACGCATATGGCGTTGACTTCGTTTAAGGAGCCTATCGTATTAATCGCTGGCGGGCTTGATCGTGGCTCGGATTACGAGGATTTGATTCCTTCTATGCAAGGAAGGGTGAAAGCCATCGTGCTTCTTGGCGAAACCAAGGAGAAAATCGCGAATGCTGCTGCCAAAGCCGGATTAAAGGACATCTTCCTCGTCGATAATGGAAAGGACGCCGCCGCGACTTTAACCTCGGCTGTCCAGAAGGCTGCCGGGCTGGCAGAGAGCGGGGATATTGTTCTACTATCTCCCGCATGTGCAAGCTGGGACATGTTTCCTTCCTTTGAGGTACGAGGACGCATTTTTAAAGAGGCGGTGCATAACCTTTAA